The DNA sequence CGACTCATTTCGTTTAATTCTCGGGTATTGATATTGGTATCTAAATTCAGATATGGGTGTTGTTTGAAAATCATTACAATTTCTTCCAACGCAGTATTACCGGCTCTTTCGCCAATACCGTTTATAGTACATTCTATTTGTCTTGCTCCATTTATAGCCCCTGCAATTGAGTTTGCAGTCGCCATTCCTAAATCATTATGACAGTGGCAGGAAAGGATTACGTTTTCGATTCCTTTTACGTTTTCTTTTAAATATTTAATTTTTGCACCGTATTCTTCAGGCAAACAATAACCTGTAGTGTCAGGGATATTTAATACTGTTGCTCCCGATTTTATTACTTCTTCGCAAACTTTTGCAAGGAAAGCGTTATCCGTTCTACCGGCATCTTCGGCATAAAACTCCACATCTTCAACATAAGATTTTGCATGTGATACGGCATATTTTGCTCTGGCGATAATATCTTCTTTTGTCGTATTTAGTTTATGGAGTATGTGAGATTCTGATGTTCCGATTCCGGTGTGGATTCTTGGTTTTTTAGCATGTTTTAAGGCAGCTGCAGCAACATCGATGTCGTTTTTTACGGCTCTTGTTAGTCCGCAGACGGTTGCGTTTTCTACAATTTTACAAATCTCAGAGACCGATAAAAAATCGCCCGGACTTGACACAGGGAAACCTGCTTCAATGATGTCAACTCCCATCTTATCAAGTCGTTCTGCGATAACTAATTTTTGTTTCGTATCTAACTTACATCCCGGGACCTGTTCACCATCACGCAAAGTGGTGTCAAAAATTTGAACTTTCTCTCTATTCATATTCATTTATTTAATGTAATTTCACATCTTGATAACAAATATATGTTGTACTACTTCTGTATGAAATTCATTTTAATGAGATTATACTGTTTATAAAACAATTTATACGCTATTAAATAACTAAAAATCAATAAGTTACATTATTATATTTTACAATGGCTAACCATCAAAAAGATTTCTTATTTGTTCTGATAAAATCACTTTCAAAATCTGAAAAAAGGCAGTTTAAAATTTTTGCAAGTCGTTTGGAAACGAGTTCAAATACAAAATTTATTGAATTGTTTAATATTTTAGATAAGTCCGAAACTTATGATGAAAAACTCATTCTTAAGAGCGGAATCATAAAAAAAGTACAGCTATCTAACTTAAAATCATATTTGTACAAGCAGATATTGGTCAGTATTCGATTGAATATTCCAAGTCAGAACATTCGTTATCAGTTGCGGGAACAGATTGATTTTGCTGTTATTCTTTATAATAAAGGTCTTTATAGACAGAGTTTAAAGATCCTTGACAAGACAAAAATTCTGGCGCTGGAGAATGATGAAAAATATATGGCGTATGAGATTGTCGAATTCGAAAAACTAATCGAATCACAGTATATTACCAGAAGTATTCAGGGTCGCGCAGATGAATTAGTCGTGCAGGCCAAAGAATTGAACTATCGCAATACAATTTCAAGCAAATTATCGAATTTATCACTGCAATTGTACGGAATCATGCTAAAAACGGGTTACGTAAAAAGTGATGAGGAATATAAGTATATAGACGATTACTTTAATAAACACATCGCCAAGCTGGACGAGTCTAAGTTTGGTTTTCGTGAGAAGTATTGGTTTTATAATGCCAATCTGTGGCGTAGTTTCCTTGTTCAGGATTTTGTAGCAAGTTATAAATATGCTTATAAATGGGTGACTTTGTTTTACGATAATCCTAATATGATTTATTTGAATCCTGTATTTTTCCTAAAAGGGAATCATTATTTTCTGGAATCGCTTTATATGTTGAAATATAAAACGAATTTTAAAAAGTATTTGACACTTTTGGAAGAAACCATTCAGGATCCTAAATTTCCTGTGAACGATAATATTGCGTCGCTATCCTTTTTATACGTTTATAACAACAAACTAAATTTACATATCCTGGAAGGTACTTTTGCCGAAAGCGAATACCTGATCCCGGAGATTCTGGAGAAAATAAAACTGCACAATGAACATCTTGATGAACATCACGAAATGGTGTTCTATTATAAAATTGCGTGTATTTATTTTGGGAATGAGAAGTACAATGAGTCTATTCACTATTTGGATAAAATCATCAACAACAAAAATTTATCGATGCGCGAAGATTTAATGTGCTTTGCGCGTATCTTGTCTTTGATTGTGCATTATGAATTAGGGAAAGATTATTACTTGGAAAATCACCTTAAAAACACGTATAAGTTTTTACTGAAAATGAACGATCTGCATGAGGTTCAAAAGGAGATTATCAAATTCTTAAAGAACCTGAACAATTTTTATCCTGCCGATATTAAAAAGGAGTTTATTAAAATGAGGACTCGTTTTATAGAACTGGAGAAAATTACCTATGAAAAAAGGGCTTTTCTGTATTTAGACATTATTTCATGGCTGGAGAGCAAAATAGAAAACAGGAAAATTGCCGATATTATGAGGGAAAAGGCGAAACTTAATAGGTAAGATTAAAATTCCAATATTTTGAAATTCCAAATTCCAAAAAAACAAACCCGACAGGTTTTTAAAACCTGTCGGGTTTAAATTTGTAAACGAAATTCTATTTAAGGTAATAAAAACCATAAAAAAAATCCCAACCTCCAACAATTGGAATTTGGGATTTTAAATTATTGGAATTTACTACAATGTTATTCTATAATATTAGAAGTCGTAACATAGAAGTTTTTGTCTACTTCCAGTTTAGGTTCTTTACCTTCAATTTTTTCTGATTTCCATTCCTGAGTTGGTTTCAACCAGATTTCTTTTCCGTCTACCGTTACTTTTACCGGCATGTCAAACTTATTTACGCAGTTTGTCCAGTGGTATCCTAGTTGTCCGTCTTTAAACATATATTCAAAAACCGGAATTTTGGTACTTCTCAAATACTGATTGAAAATTTTGCTTAAATCAATTCCGGTTTGTGTGCTCATATAATCTTCAATCTGTTTAGTAGTAACGGTTTGATGATAAAAAGTACTGTTTAAACCTCTTAAAATTGATTTCCATTTGGCATCATCATTTACAATCTGACGAATCGTATGAAGCATATTGGCTCCTTTTGGATACATATCCCCGGAACCTTCATTGTTTACTTCATAATTACCTATAATCGGTTTGTCGTTTTGAATGTTTCTTCTGCATCCGATAACATATTCAGCTCCCGCTTCTTTGCCATAGTAATATTCCACAAAAAGACTCTCCGAATAATTGGTGAAACTTTCGTGAATCCACATGTCTGCAATGTCTTTGTACGTAATATTGTTTGCAAACCATTCGTGACCAGATTCATGAATGATGATAAAGTCAAATTTCATTCCCCATCCGGTACCGCTTAGATCATGACCTAAATAGCCGTTTTTGTATTCATTACCATAGGTTACAGAACTTTGGTGCTCCATACCTAAATAAGGCGCTTCAACCAGTTTATAGCTGTCTTCGTAGAAAGGATAAGGTCCAAACCAGTTTTCAAATGCTTTTAGCATTCTTGGTGCATCTTTAAAGTGCTCTTTGGCTTTGTCTAAGTTGTCTTTTAAAACATAATAACTGCAGTCCAGATCTCCTTTTTCTCCTTTATACTTCTCAGAAAAATGAGCATAATCTCCAATATTAATGTTTACACCGTAATTGTTGATTGGATTGGCCACGTACCAATTAAAGGTTCTCGTACCGTCTTTTTCTTTTTTAATGCTTTGTAATCTTCCATTAGAAACATCAGTCAAATCGCCCGGAACATTTACGCTGATCAACATGTTCTCCACTTCGTCATACATATGATCTTTGTTAGGCCACCAAACACTGGCGCCCAGACCCTGACAAGAGGAAGCGATGAAATCTTTCCCGTTTTTGTCTTTTTTCCAGGTAATTCCTCCGTCCCAAGGTGGTTTTATTGCTTCTTTAGGTTTTCCACCAAATGAAACCACAATCTCCTTTTTATCTCCTACTTTTTGAGCAGCAGTCAATTCGATGAAAAAAGCATTGCCATCTCTCACAAACTTTAGCTCTTTCCCATCCTGAGTGACTTTATAAATCTGCATGGGCTGCTGTAAGTCTATTTGCATTTTCGTCCCTGTTGACAAAACCGTATAACGAATCGTATTAGATCCGGTTATCGTTTTCTCAGAAGGGTTTACTTTAATATCCAGATGGTAATATTTCAAGTCCCACCAGGCTCTTTCTTTTGTGATGCTTCCGCGTAAAGTGTCCTGATGTGTAAAAGTAGTTTCAGACTTATTAAGAAGTCCTTGAGCATTGGTTCCGAAACTAACCAGAAAGGCTATAACAAAGCCTCCAAAGTAATTTTTCATAAATTTAGAAATTTGTAATAAATAAGGTATTTAAGCCAACTTAATCTGTAACAAATGTAAACATTCAGATTAAGTTATCTGAAATTTTATGATTTCTCTTCGAAATATTTAATGTTAAAATTCATTATTCTTCAGTATTTTAGCTTTTCTAAAAAACACCGCTTACTTTATGAAATCCAATTTAATACTATTTGTTTTATGTTTAGTTTTTTCTGTAACAGCTGGTGCCCAAACGATTCCGATTCATAAAACAAAAGGGAAAATAAGTATCGATGGTGATTTAGCTGATTGGAAGACACCATTTAAAGGTCCGTTTGTTATACATAACTCAGGTGGAAAGGCTACCCAACAAACCACTGTCTCTTTTGCTTGGGATGATGAAAATCTTTATGTTGCATATCGTTCTCAAGATGCTAAAATTGTCGGGTCAAAGAAGCAAAACGACTCGCAAATATTTAATAGTGATGATTTGGTTGAAATTTTTATAGATCCTGATGGAGATAGGCAAAATTATCTGGAAATCGGAGTTAATGCTTTCTCAACGCATTACGATATGCTCATCAAATGTATTTCGCCTGGTTGTGGAGGTTGGAATACTTCTATATCGTTTAACCTTTCCGGCATGCAAGCAGTTAGTAAAATAAATCCAAAAGGCTTTTCTACCGAAATAAAAATTCCTTTTTCGGGGTTGAAAAACATTCCGAATGGGAATTTTAACAAACCGAAAATCGGCACCAAATGGAAAGGAAATGCTTTTAGAATCGATTACGGTAATACGACTGAATATCTTGCATTACAGCCTTATAAGAATCCTGTATTTGGTTTCCATAAACCGGAGGAGTTTGCTGTTTTGGAGTTTGTGGAGTGAAAGGGTTGTTAATGGTTTGTTTCAGGTTTCAAGTTTCAGGTTTGAAGTTTCAGGTTTCAGGTTACTGCTTACTAGTTTTAGGGTTGTCACAATTCTGTCATTTCGAGCGAAGTCGAGAAATCACACAAGCTACCCTATTTCTATTTTCCTCAATTTTGTCGTACTGAGGAACGAAGTGTCTTCATGAGATAATCTGTAAAGTGAAGTTCAGCGGTATCGATTCAGCAAGCGTAGATCCTTCGTTCCTCAGGATGACAAACTGGACGGAGTTTTTGGTGTGATTTCTTGTGGGTTTACAGAAATGACAATCCACACAGTTTATTTTGCAAGGGTTCAGATTTCAGATTTCAGGTTACTGCATACTAGTTTTAGGGTTGTTGCAATTCTGTCATTTCGAGCGAAGTCGAGAAATCACACAAGCTGCTCCATTTCTATTTTCCTCAATTTTGTCATACTGAGGAAGGAAGTATCTTCGCAAGTAATTCCGTAAAGTGAAATTCAGCGGTATTAATTCAGTAAACTTATGTTCTTCAGGATGACAAACTGTACGGAGTTTCTGGTGTGATTTCTCACTTCGCTCGAAATGACAAAAAAAATATATTATCGTGCTGTAAGTATATTAATTTTGCTTTATGCTATTGAATACCCTCTCCTACTAAATACTTAAAAAACTCATTTTCTTTTTTCATTTTATCAATTTCAGTAGAAGTCTTCTTTTTTTGAAAATGGATATTTTGCAAAAACCGATCATTTAAATTTCCTTGACACGTATAGGTGTCTAAAAACATTGTTATTCCTTTTTTTAAGACTGTCGATTTTGGAAATTTATCCATCATAAAAGTACGAACAGAGTTGTCCTTTGAAACAAATAATTCTCCGGTGCTTTGGTTGATTATACTGTAATACGAATTCTCTTTTTCTAAAAAAAGAATCAATTTTTGTCCTGCTTTTGGTTTTTCAATTCGTCGGTCACACATCCAATCCTCAAAAATTTCGACTTTGATTTTCGGGGTTGATTTGCCTTTAATAAACTGATTTATTAAAAGTTCGTATTTCCCTTTCGAAACACTTGTGATAGATCCTTCGACAATTAAATCAGCCTTTGAAATAACTATAGAATAGGGTAAAATTCTCTTCTTATAATCGAAATTAACCGAAGGATTCAAAAATAATAAGAAGCATATAAAAAGTTTCATGATCAGATTTTTTAAACTAAAATACTACTTAATTCTGCTTTTAAGTTTATTTTTAAAAAAAAAATATCGAATAACTACTTCTGACGCTTCTTCAAAACATTTACAACGTCTTCCAGCTGAAAACCTTTGGCTTGTAGCAAAATTAAATAATGAAAAAGTAAATCAGCACTTTCACTTAAAAACAAATCATCATTATCGTCTTTGGCTTCGATTACCACTTCTACGGCCTCTTCCCCTACTTTCTGGGCAATTTTATTGATGCCTTTTTCAAATAGTGAAGCCACATAACTTTTCTCGGAATCAGCATTTTCTCTACGGACTTTGATTGTGTTTTCTAAATTGGAAATAAAACCATAAGACTCTTTATTTTCTTCCTGCCAGCAGGTATCTGCCCCTGTGTGACACGTTGGTCCAACGGGTTTTGCCTGGATTAATAAGGTATCGCCATCACAGTCATTTTTAATGTCTACTAAGTTTAAAAAGTTACCACTCTCCTCCCCTTTTGTCCAAAGTCTTTGTTTGGATCGGCTGAAAAAAGTAACTTTTTGAGTATCTATCGTTTTTTGAAGCGATTCTGCATTCATATAACCCAGCATTAAAACTGTTTTAGTCTCTGAATCCTGAACTATTGCCGGAATTAAATCGTCTGTGTTTTTTGAGAAATCTATGTTCATTATGATTTTATATTTTTGAATTCAGATCTTAGATTGCTGAATCCTGTTATAATTTAATTAATAAGTATTGGAATTTGGAATTTAAGAAATTTGGGATTTAAATTCTAACTTCAATACTATTGTTTTTAAGTTCTCTTTTTAAAGCTTTAATTTCGATTTCTTTAAAGTGAAAAACACTCGCAGCCAAAGCGGCATCTGCTTTTCCAATTTTAAATGAATCGACAAAATGTTGAATATTTCCGGCTCCTCCCGATGCAATAATCGGAATATTTACTAGTTCCGAGAGTTTTGCCAAAGCCTCGTTTGCAAATCCGTTTTTGGTTCCGTCATTGTCCATTGATGTGAATAAAATTTCGCCTGCACCACGTGCTGCAACTTCTACGGCCCAATCGAATAAATTTAACTCTGTAGGTACTTTTCCGCCTACTAAGTGTACAATCCATTGTCCGTTAATTTGTTTGGCATCGATTGCTACCACAACACATTGACTTCCGAATTTTTGTGCCAAATCATTGATTAATTGCGGGTTTTTTACAGCCGATGAATTGATTGATACTTTGTCAGCTCCATTGTTCAATAGGATTTCAACATCCTCGACAGAAGAAATCCCTCCTCCGACCGTAAACGGAATATTGATTTTTTCCGCAACATGGCGCACCATATTTACTAAAGTCTTTCTGCGTTCTTCCGTAGCGGAAATATCCAGGAAAACCAACTCATCTGCCCCTTCAGCTGAATATAACGCAGCAAGTTCTACAGGATCTCCCGCATCGCGCAAATCAACAAAATTGACGCCTTTTACGGTTCGACCGTTTTTTATATCTAAACAAGGTATGATTCTTTTTGCTAACATTTTTTTAATGTGTTAATTAGATAATGTGTCAATTGGATAATTTTAAAATTATGTAATTATTTGATACATAAGGTTTTCTTGAAAATAACATTTTTTTGTTGTTATGATTTGCATGTCATGATGCATCGTGGATACGTGCCATGGCACGTACCGTAAGGCGCATCGCATAGACGCACCGCATAGACGCACTGCTGTGCGTCTCTACATTGATAATATGTAATTTTCCAATTGTTTCAACGAAATTCGTCCTTCATAAATCGCTTTTCCGATGATGGTTCCTTCGCAGCCCAATTCGGCCAATTTGGGTAATTCATCAAATGTTGAGATTCCTCCTGATGCGATTAATTTAATCTCTGCTGCGTTCGATTTGACGGTACAATTCTCTATTATTTTTTTATATAAATCAAAACTGGGGCCTTCTAGCATCCCGTCTTTGGCAATGTCCGTGCAAATAACGTATTGAATTCCTTTGTTTTGATAGTCTTGAATAAATGGAACCAAATCTTCATTTGAGTCTTCTAACCAGCCTGAAACTGCCACTTTTTCATCTTTGGCATCTGCTCCCAGAATGATTTTATCAGAACCGTATTCTGCAATCCATTTTTGGAATAATTCTCTGTTTTTTACTGCGATACTGCCGCCTGTGATTTGATTTGCACCACTTTCAAAAGCAATTTTCAGATCGGAATCTGCTTTTAGTCCGCCTCCGAAATCAATCTTCAGTTTGGTCTTTGTTGCTATTTGTTCTAAGATTTTATAATTGACAATCTTGCTTGACTTGGCACCATCTAAATCGACTAAATGCAGATACTCGATTCCGTGTGCTTCAAATGATTTTGCGACTTCAAGCGGGTTTTCATTATAAATTATTTTGGTGTCATAATCTCCTTTGGACAAACGAACACATTTTCCGTCAATGATATCTATGGCTGGTATTATTCTCATGTTTATTATTTTAGATTTCTGATTTTAGATTTTAGATTCTAAAATTGGAATTGAAATAGATGTTTTTGGTTAAATTGGAATTTAAAATATTTAAATATTTAAAAAATTCCCCAGTATTTTCTCTCCAATGTCTCCGCTTTTTTCGGGGTGAAACTGGGTTCCGTAAAAATTATTTTTATGTAAGGCCGAGGCGTATTCAACATCGTAATGGGTTGTTGCTATGGCTTCGGGGCAACTTGGAGCATAAAAACTGTGTACCAAATACATGAATTCGTTCTCTGGAATTTCTCTAAACAAATCTGATTTCAAATTATAGATCTGATTCCAACCCATTTGAGGCACTTTTACGTTAGATGTGAATTTGACCACATCAACATCAAAAATACCTAATCCCTTGGTGTTTCCTTCTTCAGACGATTGGCACATCAGCTGCATTCCCAGACAAATTCCTAATACGGGTTGTTTTAGATTTGGAATCAAACAGTCCAAACCACTCTCAATCAGTTTTTCCATTGCTGAACTTGCTTCGCCAACTCCGGGGAAAATCACTTTGTCGGCAGCCAGAATTTCTTCCGGATTATTGCTCAGGATGGCCTTGTAACCCAGTCTTTCAATAGCAAACATGATGCTTTGAATATTTCCTGCCCCGTAATTTATGATAACTATTTTCATTTTTATTCTTTGGTATGTTTTGTTTCAAGTTTCAAGTTTCACGTTCTGTGCGTAACTTGAAACCTGAAACCTGAAACTTTGAACAATCTTAAACTTGTTAAAGCATCCCTTTCGTTGATGGTAGAATCATTTTCTCTGTATCTCGTTTTACTGCTACTTTTATCGCTTTGGCGAAGGCTTTAAAGATCGCTTCGATTTTGTGGTGTTCGTTTGTTCCTTCGGCTTTTATGTTGATGTTGGCTTTGGCTCCATCGGAAAATGATTTGAAGAAGTGATAAAACATTTCGGTTGGCATTTTTCCAACCATTTCACGTTTGAATTCGGCTTCCCAAACCAACCAATTTCTTCCTCCGAAGTCAATGGCAACCTGCGCGAGGCAATCGTCCATTGGAAGACAGAAACCATATCGCTCTATTCCTAACTTATTGCCTAATGCTTTTGCGTATACTTCGCCCAAAGCAATTGCAGTATCTTCAATGGTGTGGTGTTCATCGACTTCTAAATCCCCTTTTACAGTAATTTCTAAGTCCATTTGACCGTGACGTGCAATCTGATCTAACATATGATCAAAAAAGGCAATTCCGGTTTCGATCTTGCTTTTACCGGTTCCGTCTAAGTTTAAACCAATAAAAATATCAGTTTCGTTTGTTTTTCTGGTAATTGAGGCTGAACGTTCTTCTAATTTCAGAAATTCATAAATCGTTTTCCAGCTTGTTGTTTGAAGAATAATGGTATCGTTTAATTCTTCTCGTTTTATGCTGATTTCATTGGTGCCGATTCCATCAGTATGATTTATAAAGATGGCTTTTGCTCCTAAATTTTTAGCTAATTCAACATCGGTTAGACGATCTCCTAAAACAAATGAATTCTCTAAATCATATTGGGGATTATTCAAGTATTTAGTTAGCATTCCGGTTCTTGGCTTGCGTGTTGGTGCGTTTTCTTCAGGGAAAGACTTATCAATGAAGATATCATCAAACAATACGCCTTCATTTTCAAAGGCTTTCAGAATAAAATTTTGTGTTGGCCAAAAGGTATCTTCGGGGAAACTGTCTGTTCCTAATCCGTCTTGATTGGTTACCATAGCCAATTCATAGTCGAGTTCGCTGGCGATTTTGGCTAAATATTGAAATGCTTTTGGATAAAATTCTACTTTATCCAGGCTGTCTAATTGATAATTTTCGGGTTCTAAAACAATCGTTCCGTCACGATCGATAAAAAGTACTTTTTTCATAGTTTGATTCTTTTTTTTTGCCACTAATTTCGCGAATTGCACTAATTTGTTTATTGATGGTGAATTTTTAATTGGCCACAGATTAACACAGATTAAACTGATTTTTTTTCTTTGCCGCTAATTTCACGAATTGCGCTAATTTGATTGTTAACGGTAAATTTTAAACTGGCCACTGATTACACAGATTAGAATGATTTTTTTCTTTGTTGCGAATTGCTCTAGTTTTATGATTAGTATAATCGTTGTGTTTTTGGGCAAGAATAATTTTGCGTTCTTGGCGTAATCCTTTGCGAACTTTGAGGTTAATTTTTTACTTCAACAACTTCAATTCCTTAATTAAAACTGCATTTTCTTCTGGGATTCCGATTGTGAATCGAAGACAGTTTTCGCATAAAGCTTGTGTTGTACGGTTTCTGATTACGATTCCTTTTGCAATTAATTCATCATATCTTTTGTTGGCATTGTCTACTTTTACAAGAATGAAATTGGCCTCTGTGGGATATATTTTCTCTACAAAAGAAACTTCGAGTAAAACTTTAAGTAATTCCTCTCTTTGTTCAATAATAGAACTAATTTCTGATTTTATTTTTTCTGAATCATTCAAGCGAACTATCGCTCTTTGTTGTGTTAATTCATTTACATTATAGGGCGGCTTTATTTTATTCAAAACCAAAATTATTGCTGCTGAAGCATAACAAACTCCCAATCGGATTCCTGCCAAACCGTAGGCTTTAGAAAGTGTTTGTGTGATGACTAAATTAGGGTATTCATCCATTTCGGTGAGCCAGCTTTCTTTGTCAGAAAAATCAATATAGGCTTCATCAATTACAATCAAACCTTTGAAGTTCTGAAGTAATTTTACCACGCTTTCATCCGAAAAAGAATTGCCGGTTGGATTATTTGGAGAGCAAAAAAAGATGATTTTGGTATTGTCATCAACGGCATCTAAGATTTTCTCTACTTGTGGTTGAAAATCAGTCGAAAGTAAAACCTCTCTGTTTTCTACTGCGTTTATGTCGGCTAGAACGCCATACATGCCGTAGGTCGGCGGCAACGAAATGATATTGTCTTTTTTAGGTTCACAGAAAGCTCTGAAAAGCAAATCTAAGACTTCATCACTACCGTTCCCCAGTAGAATCTGATTTGGGTTTACTTTATTGTTTTTTGCTAAAATAGCTTTCACCGAATTTTGCTGTGGATCCGGGTAGCGATTTACACCATTTTGAAACGGATTTTCATTCGCGTCCAAAAAAATCATGTTCGCAGTATTAAAATCCTCAAACTCGTCTCGTGCAGACGAATACGGCTTTAGGGTTTTTACGTTTTCACGTGTTATTGTATTTAGGTCGAATTTCATTTTATTTTATTTTTTTAAGAAGTGAATTTGTGAAATGTGATTTGTGAAAATGTGAATTGTAAAAATTCAGAATCATTTAAAAACCCTTTTTTATCTCGTATTTCAAATCTTTCATTCTATATTTTACAAATTCACAACTTACTTCTTACTTTTCCATTAAACTTTCCAGTCGTAGTGTTACTGCATTTTTATGGGCTTGCAAGCCTTCTGCTTCCGCCATAAGTTCGATTGCCTTTCCGATATTTTGAATTCCTTTTTCTGATATTTTCTGAAACGTCATTGATTTCATGAAGCTGTCCAAGTTTACACCGCTGTAATTCTTGGCATATCCGTTAGTCGGTAGTGTGTGATTGGTTCCTGATGCGTAATCTCCGGCACTTTCAGGGGTGTAATTTCCGATAAAAACAGAGCCTGCGTTTAGTACACCATTGCAATAAAAATCATCATACTCGGAGCAAATAATAAAGTGTTCCGGACCGTAATCATTAATTAAGTCCAAGGCAATTGTATCATTTTCGACTAAGATTAGTTTGGAGTTTTCGATCGCCTTTTTTGCTATCGCTTTTCTTGGAAGAGCCTCAATCTGAATCTGAATTTCCTTTTCTACCGCGTCAATTAGTTTTTTTGAAGTCGAAACTAAAATTACCTGACTGTCTGTCCCATGTTCCGCCTGTGATAACAAATCAGAGGCTACGAAGGCGGGAACCGCAGTGTTGTCGGCCACAACTAATAATTCTGAAGGTCCGGCTGGCATATCAATCGCAACACCAAATTGAGTGGCGAGTTGTTTGGCAACTGTAACAAACTGATTTCCGGGGCCAAAAATTTTATATACTTTTGGTATA is a window from the Flavobacterium cupriresistens genome containing:
- the hisD gene encoding histidinol dehydrogenase, which encodes MNRIDNPKPETWSELLQRPTKTIDDIEVTVKEIFKEVQKKGDEAIAKYTSIFDGITLDTYVVTNEEIQEAIGLVSSELKEAIQLAKDNIYKFHTAQKTDRISIETMEGVKCWQEKRPIQKIGLYIPGGTAPLFSTVLMLAVPAEIAGCKEIVLCSPPDKTGKINPAILYAATLCGVTKIIKVGGIQAIAGMTFGTASIPKVYKIFGPGNQFVTVAKQLATQFGVAIDMPAGPSELLVVADNTAVPAFVASDLLSQAEHGTDSQVILVSTSKKLIDAVEKEIQIQIEALPRKAIAKKAIENSKLILVENDTIALDLINDYGPEHFIICSEYDDFYCNGVLNAGSVFIGNYTPESAGDYASGTNHTLPTNGYAKNYSGVNLDSFMKSMTFQKISEKGIQNIGKAIELMAEAEGLQAHKNAVTLRLESLMEK
- the hisB gene encoding bifunctional histidinol-phosphatase/imidazoleglycerol-phosphate dehydratase HisB — translated: MKKVLFIDRDGTIVLEPENYQLDSLDKVEFYPKAFQYLAKIASELDYELAMVTNQDGLGTDSFPEDTFWPTQNFILKAFENEGVLFDDIFIDKSFPEENAPTRKPRTGMLTKYLNNPQYDLENSFVLGDRLTDVELAKNLGAKAIFINHTDGIGTNEISIKREELNDTIILQTTSWKTIYEFLKLEERSASITRKTNETDIFIGLNLDGTGKSKIETGIAFFDHMLDQIARHGQMDLEITVKGDLEVDEHHTIEDTAIALGEVYAKALGNKLGIERYGFCLPMDDCLAQVAIDFGGRNWLVWEAEFKREMVGKMPTEMFYHFFKSFSDGAKANINIKAEGTNEHHKIEAIFKAFAKAIKVAVKRDTEKMILPSTKGML
- the hisC gene encoding histidinol-phosphate transaminase, with translation MKFDLNTITRENVKTLKPYSSARDEFEDFNTANMIFLDANENPFQNGVNRYPDPQQNSVKAILAKNNKVNPNQILLGNGSDEVLDLLFRAFCEPKKDNIISLPPTYGMYGVLADINAVENREVLLSTDFQPQVEKILDAVDDNTKIIFFCSPNNPTGNSFSDESVVKLLQNFKGLIVIDEAYIDFSDKESWLTEMDEYPNLVITQTLSKAYGLAGIRLGVCYASAAIILVLNKIKPPYNVNELTQQRAIVRLNDSEKIKSEISSIIEQREELLKVLLEVSFVEKIYPTEANFILVKVDNANKRYDELIAKGIVIRNRTTQALCENCLRFTIGIPEENAVLIKELKLLK